A single window of Gossypium hirsutum isolate 1008001.06 chromosome A10, Gossypium_hirsutum_v2.1, whole genome shotgun sequence DNA harbors:
- the LOC107924935 gene encoding F-box protein SKIP27 yields MELVSHTSSLKLKHDCMNEKRGENLGLGFVRYTHGLRRKRIGISNEIDDGTKASSLKRQCSKRTMIDDDDNCYEKSALESLPQDIIIKIICGVDHEDLNRLPIVSKSIREAAMVAKQLHFAYSTPTKVKAFKTSIDFDEQSESNDLELEAQQWRSHRSINKKKLADISIQLFL; encoded by the exons ATGGAATTAGTAAGCCATACATCTTCACTGAAGTTGAAACATGATTGTATGAATGAAAAACGAGGAGAAAATTTAGGGCTAGGGTTCGTGAGATATACCCATGGATTAAGGAGGAAAAGGATTGGGATATCGAATGAAATTGACGATGGGACCAAAGCTTCATCGTTGAAAAGGCAGTGCAGTAAGAGAACGATGATCGATGATGATGATAATTGCTATGAAAAATCTGCTCTCGAATCACTTCCACAAGATATTATT ATTAAGATTATTTGTGGTGTGGATCATGAAGATTTGAACCGGCTTCCTATTGTTTCTAAATCAATCAGAGAAGCT GCTATGGTTGCAAAGCAATTGCATTTTGCATATAGTACACCAACAAAGgtgaaagcttttaaaacatcaataGATTTCGATGAACAAAGTGAATCAAACGACTTGGAACTTGAAGCTCAACAATGGCGGTCACACAGGTCAATCAACAAGAAAAAACTTGCAGATATATCAATACAATTGTTTTTGTAA
- the LOC107925255 gene encoding anaphase-promoting complex subunit 4 isoform X2 → METDETPRVLPFQLQFDKPVASQIKIAEWNPEKDLLAMVTEDSKILLHRFNWQRLWTIFPGRCITSLCWRPDGKAIAVGLEDGTISLHDVENGKLLRSLKSHTVAVVSLNWEEDGQVIKDDSVNNSTYEDRTSRFFPPAPRIPRMPGLAPGDTGFMDDSDDSFRELSNSSYQRFNILCSGDKDGSICFSIFGIFPIGKINIHNLSIPTPFATEPATCRLSHASISKVALSKDLCHLIVMCSGELNHDEVESAERQLGMHGCHCLRLDTSIFWKRKNELHQVAQQASNIEDLIEVIRASLSVMSKQWSDAMHTFREKFDSLSSLIIDHGLDSSPQEEFLSLLGGARTSPPVHQFLVNSLGESGVKRVSKVVCGAGKELQHVVLDHLQPAAEIIGFRMGELRGLSRWRTRFQGIGLDETLINNATEKSGILLVQVERFMRVLSSVVQQFLYDQDPVKPFLELSEVDIEPDMETLQRVKELVHFGGFSDCDFLRRTLAEEFKQMESSFKEAFLMPFTTISRKMLCKDVLPLFALPSSSASVSVSVPISVTYYKDASTSVSSYLTHEHGFIDYISFQIPGDSSSNIANCIGISRRFMHSLSNSSIEESASLEAVLLSVPDGYHCVDLSLYKEGQIVLLLNESTSASECSGESCMMIVQADDLPFVSIPRSGCINTWNLDQLKDSVTHLRLENEKVRNIPHSVAAPLAVGASRGVACVFAARKRALVYILDEDEDDVSDGE, encoded by the exons ATGGAAACCGATGAAACGCCACGCGTGCTTCCTTTTCAACTTCAGTTCGACAAACCTGTCGCCTCTCAG ATTAAAATCGCGGAATGGAATCCAGAGAAAGATTTACTGGCTATGGTTACTGAGGACTCCAAGATTTTGCTTCATCGGTTCAACTGGCAAAGACTCTGGACGATTTTTCCTG GAAGGTGCATTACATCCTTATGTTGGCGTCCTGATGGTAAAGCGATAGCAGTTGGGCTGGAGGATGGCACAATTTCATTGCACGATGTTGAA AATGGAAAGTTGTTGAGAAGTTTAAAGTCTCACACTGTTGCTGTTGTGTCCCTTAATTGGGAGGAGGATGGACAAGTGATTAAA GATGATTCTGTCAATAATTCAACATATGAGGACCGCACTTCTCGTTTCTTTCCTCCTGCTCCAAGAATTCCTAGGATGCCTGGGCTGGCACCTGGAGATACTGGCTTCATGGATGATAGTGATGATTCATTTCGTGAGCTTTCAAATTCCTCATACCAACGGTTTAACATTTTATGTAGTGGTGACAAAGATGGAAGCATATGCTTTAGTATATTCGGAATATTTCCGATAGGGAAAATA AACATACACAATTTGTCTATTCCTACTCCGTTTGCTACTGAGCCAGCTACATGCAGACTTTCGCATGCTTCAATTTCCAAG GTTGCTTTGTCCAAAGACCTTTGTCATCTGATAGTAATGTGTTCTGGAGAACTTAACCATGATGAGGTTGAATCTGCTGAGAGACAGCTTGGTATGCATGGTTGTCATTGCTTACGACTCGATACTTCTATCTTTTGGAAGAG GAAAAATGAACTCCACCAAGTGGCCCAACAAGCTTCTAACATCGAGGATTTAATTGAAGTTATTCGCGCATCATTATCGGTAATGTCTAAACAATGGTCAGATGCCATGCACACTTTTCGCGAGAAGTTTGATTCTCTATCCAGTTTAATAATTGACCACG GGCTGGACTCATCACCCCAAGAGGAGTTTCTGAGCCTTCTAGGTGGTGCTCGAACTAGTCCACCTGTTCATCAGTTTCTAGTTAACTCTTTGGGTGAATCG GGAGTGAAGCGTGTGTCAAAGGTTGTTTGTGGTGCTGGAAAAGAGCTTCAGCATGTTGTCCTCGATCATCTTCAG CCTGCTGCTGAAATTATTGGATTCAGGATGGGAGAACTTAGAGGTCTTTCTAGATGGCGCACTCGTTTTCAGGGTATTGGCCTGGACGAGACTCTTATCAATAATGCAACAGAAAAATCTGGAATCTTACTAGTGCAAGTTGAGAGATTTATGAGGGTGCTTTCCTCTGTGGTACAGCAG TTCTTATATGATCAAGATCCTGTCAAGCCCTTTCTGGAGTTGTCTGAAGTTGATATTGAACCTGATAT GGAAACACTGCAAAGAGTTAAAGAATTAGTTCATTTTGGGGGATTTTCTGATTGTGATTTCCTGAGGAGGACATTAGCTGAGGAATTTAAGCAGATGGAGTCTAG TTTCAAGGAGGCTTTCTTGATGCCTTTTACTACAATTTCAAGGAAGATGCTTTGCAAGGATGTGCTACCACTGTTTGCCCTCCCATCTTCATCTGCATCTGTATCTGTTTCGGTTCCTATTTCAGTAACATACTACAAG GATGCTTCCACATCTGTCTCATCTTACCTGACTCACGAACACGGGTTTATAGATTATATTTCTTTCCAAATTCCCGGTGACTCTTCCTCAAATATTGCTAATTGTATAGGCATATCAAGGAGATTCATGCACAGTTTGAGCAATAGTAGTATTGAAGAATCTGCTTCTTTGGAAGCTGTTTTGCTCTCTGTTCCTGATGGTTATCACTGTGTGGATCTATCTTTGTATAAG gaAGGCCAAATTGTTTTGCTATTAAATGAATCAACTTCTGCTTCTGAATGCTCTGGTGAATCTTGTATGATGATCGTCCAAGCTGATGATCTCCCATTCGTATCCATTCCAAGATCAGGTTGTATAAACACCTGGAACCTAGATCAGCTAAAG GACTCTGTTACGCACTTACGACTGGAAAATGAAAAGGTCCGAAATATCCCTCATTCTGTAGCTGCCCCTCTGGCAGTTGGTG CGTCGAGAGGTGTAGCTTGTGTTTTTGCTGCTAGAAAGCGTGCCTTGGTCTACATACtggatgaagatgaagatgatgtTTCGGATGGTGAATGA
- the LOC121208510 gene encoding uncharacterized protein, which produces MEGIHNVNPWDCFKSIELTTTTMVSTISNNNDPLFSCIITVFILILLYFPHRFFSLRILFSPVLVLTASLLFSLLRLGVTQRTQTETTGKIISPAVPEEEDKEEETDSSQGELKWETCKNDPNLAIRSFEETFVEWDVKAPLEVIHEEGDEEGKDPDPNQNQNQDQNQTHGIERYPSLSLYYPESDSDSSSSTSDETDFPEIGEWVSSEKIGYRWEEEDKEGLIEIVLDKREIDFHGEDDNLIEIDIS; this is translated from the coding sequence aTGGAAGGAATTCATAATGTGAATCCTTGGGATTGCTTCAAATCGATCGAACTCACCACCACCACCATGGTTTCAACAATTTCCAACAACAACGATCCTCTTTTCTCTTGCATCATCACTGTTTTCATTTTGATCCTCCTTTATTTCCCACATAGATTTTTTTCTCTAAGAATCCTTTTCTCTCCCGTCCTTGTTTTAACCGCTTCGCTGTTGTTTTCCCTCCTTCGTCTCGGTGTTACCCAGAGAACCCAAACGGAAACCACCGGGAAAATTATAAGCCCCGCTGTGCCCGAGGAagaagataaagaagaagaaacgGATTCTTCCCAAGGAGAGCTCAAATGGGAGACATGCAAAAATGACCCAAACCTTGCAATACGAAGCTTTGAAGAAACGTTCGTCGAATGGGACGTGAAAGCTCCGTTAGAGGTCATACATGAAGAAGGAGACGAAGAAGGAAAGGATCCGGATccgaatcagaatcagaatcaagaTCAAAATCAGACCCATGGTATTGAAAGGTACCCATCGTTATCACTTTACTACCCGGAATCGGACTCGGATAGTTCTTCTTCTACGTCCGATGAAACGGATTTTCCGGAGATCGGAGAATGGGTTTCGTCGGAGAAGATTGGGTACAGGTGGGAAGAGGAAGATAAGGAAGGGTTGATTGAGATAGTACTTGATAAAAGAGAGATTGATTTTCATGGTGAAGATGATAATTTGATAGAGATTGATATTTCTTAA
- the LOC107925255 gene encoding anaphase-promoting complex subunit 4 isoform X1 — protein METDETPRVLPFQLQFDKPVASQIKIAEWNPEKDLLAMVTEDSKILLHRFNWQRLWTIFPGRCITSLCWRPDGKAIAVGLEDGTISLHDVENGKLLRSLKSHTVAVVSLNWEEDGQVIKDDSVNNSTYEDRTSRFFPPAPRIPRMPGLAPGDTGFMDDSDDSFRELSNSSYQRFNILCSGDKDGSICFSIFGIFPIGKINIHNLSIPTPFATEPATCRLSHASISKVALSKDLCHLIVMCSGELNHDEVESAERQLGMHGCHCLRLDTSIFWKRKNELHQVAQQASNIEDLIEVIRASLSVMSKQWSDAMHTFREKFDSLSSLIIDHGLDSSPQEEFLSLLGGARTSPPVHQFLVNSLGESGVKRVSKVVCGAGKELQHVVLDHLQPAAEIIGFRMGELRGLSRWRTRFQGIGLDETLINNATEKSGILLVQVERFMRVLSSVVQQFSNFFNWLLKCIKLLNQEPSDQLLPCNSELVVIFLKFLYDQDPVKPFLELSEVDIEPDMETLQRVKELVHFGGFSDCDFLRRTLAEEFKQMESSFKEAFLMPFTTISRKMLCKDVLPLFALPSSSASVSVSVPISVTYYKDASTSVSSYLTHEHGFIDYISFQIPGDSSSNIANCIGISRRFMHSLSNSSIEESASLEAVLLSVPDGYHCVDLSLYKEGQIVLLLNESTSASECSGESCMMIVQADDLPFVSIPRSGCINTWNLDQLKDSVTHLRLENEKVRNIPHSVAAPLAVGASRGVACVFAARKRALVYILDEDEDDVSDGE, from the exons ATGGAAACCGATGAAACGCCACGCGTGCTTCCTTTTCAACTTCAGTTCGACAAACCTGTCGCCTCTCAG ATTAAAATCGCGGAATGGAATCCAGAGAAAGATTTACTGGCTATGGTTACTGAGGACTCCAAGATTTTGCTTCATCGGTTCAACTGGCAAAGACTCTGGACGATTTTTCCTG GAAGGTGCATTACATCCTTATGTTGGCGTCCTGATGGTAAAGCGATAGCAGTTGGGCTGGAGGATGGCACAATTTCATTGCACGATGTTGAA AATGGAAAGTTGTTGAGAAGTTTAAAGTCTCACACTGTTGCTGTTGTGTCCCTTAATTGGGAGGAGGATGGACAAGTGATTAAA GATGATTCTGTCAATAATTCAACATATGAGGACCGCACTTCTCGTTTCTTTCCTCCTGCTCCAAGAATTCCTAGGATGCCTGGGCTGGCACCTGGAGATACTGGCTTCATGGATGATAGTGATGATTCATTTCGTGAGCTTTCAAATTCCTCATACCAACGGTTTAACATTTTATGTAGTGGTGACAAAGATGGAAGCATATGCTTTAGTATATTCGGAATATTTCCGATAGGGAAAATA AACATACACAATTTGTCTATTCCTACTCCGTTTGCTACTGAGCCAGCTACATGCAGACTTTCGCATGCTTCAATTTCCAAG GTTGCTTTGTCCAAAGACCTTTGTCATCTGATAGTAATGTGTTCTGGAGAACTTAACCATGATGAGGTTGAATCTGCTGAGAGACAGCTTGGTATGCATGGTTGTCATTGCTTACGACTCGATACTTCTATCTTTTGGAAGAG GAAAAATGAACTCCACCAAGTGGCCCAACAAGCTTCTAACATCGAGGATTTAATTGAAGTTATTCGCGCATCATTATCGGTAATGTCTAAACAATGGTCAGATGCCATGCACACTTTTCGCGAGAAGTTTGATTCTCTATCCAGTTTAATAATTGACCACG GGCTGGACTCATCACCCCAAGAGGAGTTTCTGAGCCTTCTAGGTGGTGCTCGAACTAGTCCACCTGTTCATCAGTTTCTAGTTAACTCTTTGGGTGAATCG GGAGTGAAGCGTGTGTCAAAGGTTGTTTGTGGTGCTGGAAAAGAGCTTCAGCATGTTGTCCTCGATCATCTTCAG CCTGCTGCTGAAATTATTGGATTCAGGATGGGAGAACTTAGAGGTCTTTCTAGATGGCGCACTCGTTTTCAGGGTATTGGCCTGGACGAGACTCTTATCAATAATGCAACAGAAAAATCTGGAATCTTACTAGTGCAAGTTGAGAGATTTATGAGGGTGCTTTCCTCTGTGGTACAGCAG TTTTCAAACTTCTTTAATTGGTTGCTAAAATGCATAAAGCTACTTAATCAAGAGCCAAGTGATCAGCTTCTACCCTGTAACAG TGAACTTGTTGTTATATTCTTGAAGTTCTTATATGATCAAGATCCTGTCAAGCCCTTTCTGGAGTTGTCTGAAGTTGATATTGAACCTGATAT GGAAACACTGCAAAGAGTTAAAGAATTAGTTCATTTTGGGGGATTTTCTGATTGTGATTTCCTGAGGAGGACATTAGCTGAGGAATTTAAGCAGATGGAGTCTAG TTTCAAGGAGGCTTTCTTGATGCCTTTTACTACAATTTCAAGGAAGATGCTTTGCAAGGATGTGCTACCACTGTTTGCCCTCCCATCTTCATCTGCATCTGTATCTGTTTCGGTTCCTATTTCAGTAACATACTACAAG GATGCTTCCACATCTGTCTCATCTTACCTGACTCACGAACACGGGTTTATAGATTATATTTCTTTCCAAATTCCCGGTGACTCTTCCTCAAATATTGCTAATTGTATAGGCATATCAAGGAGATTCATGCACAGTTTGAGCAATAGTAGTATTGAAGAATCTGCTTCTTTGGAAGCTGTTTTGCTCTCTGTTCCTGATGGTTATCACTGTGTGGATCTATCTTTGTATAAG gaAGGCCAAATTGTTTTGCTATTAAATGAATCAACTTCTGCTTCTGAATGCTCTGGTGAATCTTGTATGATGATCGTCCAAGCTGATGATCTCCCATTCGTATCCATTCCAAGATCAGGTTGTATAAACACCTGGAACCTAGATCAGCTAAAG GACTCTGTTACGCACTTACGACTGGAAAATGAAAAGGTCCGAAATATCCCTCATTCTGTAGCTGCCCCTCTGGCAGTTGGTG CGTCGAGAGGTGTAGCTTGTGTTTTTGCTGCTAGAAAGCGTGCCTTGGTCTACATACtggatgaagatgaagatgatgtTTCGGATGGTGAATGA